A stretch of Peteryoungia algae DNA encodes these proteins:
- a CDS encoding GNAT family N-acetyltransferase, whose amino-acid sequence MTLTIQSFSGSDATPFFGDLARLRSTVFRDFPYLYEGNPDYEQTYLSTYARSEGSVFVLAMDGDKVVGVATGTPMAGETEEVQRPFLAAGFDPEHFFYFGESVLLPQYRGRGIGVKFFEGREAQAKKLGLRYATFCAVERPADHPRRPADYQPLDAFWGKRGYTHHPELRTIFTWRDLDETHESPKPLSFWIRDLSA is encoded by the coding sequence ATGACGCTTACGATCCAATCCTTTTCCGGCAGCGACGCGACACCCTTCTTCGGCGACCTCGCGCGGCTCAGATCCACCGTCTTTCGCGACTTTCCCTATCTGTACGAGGGAAATCCGGATTACGAGCAGACCTATCTGTCGACCTATGCGAGGTCTGAAGGCTCCGTCTTCGTGCTGGCCATGGATGGCGACAAGGTGGTCGGGGTGGCGACGGGCACGCCGATGGCAGGCGAGACCGAAGAGGTTCAACGCCCTTTCCTTGCGGCAGGCTTCGATCCCGAACACTTCTTCTATTTCGGCGAAAGCGTGCTTCTGCCCCAATATCGCGGCCGCGGCATCGGCGTGAAGTTCTTCGAGGGCCGCGAGGCGCAGGCGAAGAAGCTCGGCCTGCGCTACGCCACCTTCTGCGCCGTCGAGCGCCCCGCCGACCACCCGCGCCGGCCGGCGGATTATCAGCCGCTCGATGCCTTCTGGGGCAAGCGCGGCTATACCCATCACCCCGAGCTTCGCACCATCTTCACCTGGCGCGACCTCGATGAAACCCATGAAAGTCCGAAGCCGCTTTCCTTCTGGATCCGGGATCTCAGCGCATGA
- a CDS encoding ketosteroid isomerase-related protein: MTAAATIRAYYDAFNAGDMDRFLALLTDDVAHDINQGARQTGKEAFAKFMDHMNRCYKEELTDMVVMVNEDGTRGAAEFIVNGTYLATDEGLPEADGQTYRLPAGAFFEIRDGKVARISNYYSLPDWIAQVGG; the protein is encoded by the coding sequence ATGACCGCCGCCGCCACCATCCGTGCCTATTACGATGCCTTCAATGCCGGCGACATGGACCGTTTCCTCGCGCTCCTGACCGATGACGTGGCCCACGACATCAACCAGGGCGCCCGCCAGACGGGCAAGGAAGCCTTTGCGAAGTTCATGGACCACATGAACCGATGCTACAAGGAAGAGCTGACCGATATGGTGGTCATGGTGAACGAGGACGGCACGCGGGGTGCTGCCGAATTCATCGTCAACGGCACCTATCTCGCCACGGACGAGGGCTTGCCGGAAGCCGATGGACAGACCTACCGCCTGCCGGCTGGCGCTTTCTTCGAAATCCGTGACGGCAAGGTTGCCCGCATCTCCAATTATTACAGCCTGCCCGACTGGATCGCCCAGGTCGGCGGCTGA
- a CDS encoding DUF2171 domain-containing protein, translating to MISADQIREHMEVLAQDGAHVGTVDHMDGASRIKLTKNDSADGQHHYIPLDWVDHVDQHVHLAKNADDVKRDWSVN from the coding sequence ATGATTTCTGCAGATCAGATCCGCGAACATATGGAAGTTCTGGCCCAGGACGGCGCCCATGTCGGCACTGTCGACCATATGGATGGCGCAAGCCGCATCAAGCTGACCAAGAATGATTCGGCTGACGGTCAGCACCACTACATTCCCCTCGACTGGGTCGATCATGTCGATCAGCACGTGCATCTGGCCAAAAACGCCGACGACGTGAAGCGCGACTGGTCGGTCAACTGA
- a CDS encoding FAD/NAD(P)-binding protein produces the protein MLPRIAIIGTGPTGLYTFKRLIEATAPLSITLYEAEGEPGKGTPYHPDMNDPAMLSNIPSIELPAFTETLAEWLRRQDDECLVRHGIRREAIDEREFYPRLVLGDYMQAQFERMLTLAAERGHEITVLARHKIADIEIQADAIRLRVSHPDGEDDASFDHVVMATGHNWPESTEIRPGYFVSPWPATVLQSIRNEAVGILGTSLSGIDALMTVATAHGMFYADAAGDLQYQPAEGTQDFRATLMSRKGILPEADFYCPLPYVEPEVCTEEAIDALISTGRHDLLDDVFDLFRREIVARDPDYAARIGLSQLTVESFAAAYYADRTESDPFVWAAKNLAEAEDNRVKRYTVPWRYAILITHEIVARVIPHLDENDLKRFHRHFKGIFIDDYATVPLMSIRRLLALSRAGKLSILRLGEEYLIRTAEDGLERGAEVEVSGTVHRFGAFIDATGQDTLSATDLPFPTLVAQGGVREAATPKVETIMSLDRDPDMVRTGGIDVDDCYRPSLGLMSQGRLYCAAIAFLLHKEPFVQGITSARDIGETVGDAILKDIFEVDTPLFQISA, from the coding sequence ATGCTTCCGAGAATTGCGATCATCGGCACGGGTCCAACCGGCCTCTACACCTTCAAGCGACTGATCGAGGCGACAGCTCCCCTGTCGATCACCCTCTACGAGGCGGAGGGTGAACCCGGCAAGGGCACGCCATACCATCCCGATATGAATGACCCGGCCATGCTCTCCAATATTCCGAGCATCGAACTTCCCGCCTTTACAGAAACGCTGGCCGAGTGGCTGCGGCGGCAGGATGATGAATGCCTGGTCCGCCATGGCATCCGCCGCGAGGCGATCGACGAGCGGGAATTCTATCCGCGCCTGGTGCTGGGCGATTACATGCAGGCGCAGTTCGAGCGCATGCTGACGCTGGCTGCCGAGCGCGGTCACGAGATCACCGTGCTGGCCCGCCACAAGATAGCCGACATCGAGATCCAGGCGGATGCGATCCGGTTGCGGGTTTCCCATCCGGACGGAGAAGACGACGCGAGTTTCGATCACGTTGTCATGGCGACCGGTCACAACTGGCCCGAAAGCACGGAAATCCGTCCCGGCTACTTCGTCTCGCCCTGGCCAGCGACGGTGCTCCAGTCTATCCGCAACGAGGCGGTCGGCATTCTCGGCACGTCGCTGAGCGGCATCGACGCTCTGATGACGGTCGCAACTGCGCATGGGATGTTCTACGCTGATGCGGCGGGCGACCTTCAATACCAGCCCGCCGAAGGCACGCAGGATTTCCGGGCGACGCTGATGTCGCGCAAGGGCATCCTGCCGGAGGCCGATTTTTATTGTCCTCTGCCCTATGTGGAGCCCGAGGTCTGCACCGAAGAGGCAATCGACGCCCTGATCTCGACGGGTCGGCACGATCTGCTCGATGATGTCTTCGATCTCTTCCGCCGCGAGATCGTCGCGCGCGATCCCGACTACGCCGCCCGGATCGGCCTGTCGCAGTTGACGGTGGAGAGTTTTGCTGCGGCCTATTATGCCGACCGGACCGAGAGCGATCCTTTCGTCTGGGCAGCGAAGAACCTGGCCGAAGCCGAGGACAACAGGGTAAAGCGCTACACGGTGCCGTGGCGCTATGCGATCCTGATCACCCACGAGATCGTCGCCCGTGTGATTCCGCATCTGGACGAGAACGACCTCAAGCGTTTCCACCGACACTTCAAGGGCATTTTCATCGACGACTATGCAACGGTGCCGCTGATGTCGATCCGCAGGCTGCTTGCGCTGTCGCGCGCGGGCAAGCTGTCCATCCTGCGGCTTGGCGAGGAATACCTGATCCGGACGGCCGAGGACGGTCTGGAGCGAGGCGCGGAAGTCGAGGTGTCAGGCACGGTGCATCGCTTCGGCGCCTTCATCGATGCGACCGGCCAGGATACCCTGTCGGCCACGGATCTCCCCTTTCCGACCCTCGTCGCCCAGGGTGGCGTGCGCGAAGCCGCGACCCCCAAGGTCGAGACAATCATGTCCCTCGACCGGGATCCCGATATGGTTCGGACAGGCGGCATCGACGTGGACGATTGCTATCGCCCGAGTCTCGGCCTGATGTCGCAGGGGCGGCTTTATTGCGCGGCGATCGCCTTCCTGCTGCACAAGGAGCCCTTTGTTCAAGGCATCACTAGTGCCCGGGACATCGGCGAGACAGTTGGCGATGCAATCCTCAAGGACATTTTTGAGGTCGACACGCCGCTATTTCAGATCTCGGCGTAA
- a CDS encoding MOSC domain-containing protein, producing MQRIGRVREVWRYPVSSVGGESLASITVSPEGIAGDRQFALFDPATGLAAAPERETRWRPALFVTASQAPTGLPVLRFADGAEHALDDDALADRLAEHFGFPVAVGLLGAGDYRFPVVSNRYQPAPLHLVTSASLQALAGSASLPPLDARRFRPSVLIETDNGDGFLENDWVGHVVRIGDADIRVTEASRRCGMTLVAQPGMAEEPDVLRGIMRHNKRNLGVYATPAEAVTIRVDDAVYAEI from the coding sequence ATGCAAAGAATCGGTCGAGTGCGGGAAGTCTGGCGCTATCCGGTGAGTTCGGTTGGCGGCGAATCGCTCGCCTCGATCACGGTTTCCCCCGAGGGGATCGCAGGTGACCGGCAATTCGCCCTGTTCGACCCGGCAACGGGTCTGGCCGCAGCCCCCGAACGGGAGACCCGCTGGCGTCCCGCACTCTTCGTCACCGCCTCGCAAGCGCCAACCGGACTGCCGGTGCTGCGCTTCGCCGACGGGGCGGAGCATGCACTTGATGACGACGCACTGGCGGATCGACTGGCAGAGCATTTCGGCTTCCCGGTTGCCGTCGGGCTCCTTGGCGCGGGTGACTACCGCTTTCCCGTTGTCTCCAACCGATATCAGCCGGCGCCCCTTCACCTCGTGACATCGGCATCGCTTCAGGCGCTTGCCGGAAGCGCAAGCCTCCCGCCGCTCGATGCAAGGCGCTTTCGCCCCTCCGTGCTGATCGAAACCGACAACGGGGATGGTTTCCTCGAAAACGACTGGGTGGGTCATGTCGTCAGGATCGGCGACGCGGACATCCGCGTCACCGAGGCCTCGCGTCGCTGTGGGATGACGCTTGTCGCACAGCCCGGCATGGCGGAAGAGCCCGACGTGCTGCGCGGCATCATGCGCCACAACAAGCGCAATCTCGGCGTCTATGCAACGCCAGCCGAGGCCGTGACCATCCGCGTCGATGATGCTGTTTACGCCGAGATCTGA
- the tdh gene encoding L-threonine 3-dehydrogenase, with protein MKALSKQKSEVGIWMIDAAVPEIGPDDVLVKINKTGICGTDVHIYKWDEWAQKTIPVPMITGHEYAGEIVAVGANVRNLSVGQRVSGEGHLVGMNSRASRAGKYHLDPETKGIGVNVQGTFAEFARIPAFNIIPLPDTIDDEIGAILDPLGNAVHTALAFDLVGEDVIITGAGPIGIMGAAIARHVGARHVVITDVNPERLALAAEVADVHPVNVAKEDLRDVMAKLKMKEGFDVGLEMSGSPAALDQMIDHLVMGGRIALLGVPARPFHFDLSKVVFRMVTLKGIYGREMFDTWHKMLAMLESGLDIRKVITHRMKVDDYAEAFELASAGKASKIVLDWT; from the coding sequence ATGAAGGCGCTTTCCAAGCAGAAATCCGAAGTCGGCATCTGGATGATCGACGCAGCCGTTCCCGAAATTGGGCCTGACGACGTGCTGGTCAAGATCAACAAGACCGGCATCTGCGGCACGGATGTGCACATCTACAAATGGGACGAGTGGGCGCAAAAGACCATCCCCGTGCCGATGATAACAGGCCACGAATATGCTGGCGAGATCGTCGCCGTCGGCGCCAATGTCCGCAATCTTAGCGTCGGCCAGAGGGTCTCGGGCGAAGGACATCTCGTCGGCATGAACAGCCGCGCCTCACGCGCCGGCAAGTATCATCTCGATCCGGAAACGAAGGGCATCGGCGTTAACGTACAGGGCACGTTTGCGGAATTTGCCAGGATCCCCGCCTTCAACATCATCCCGCTCCCCGACACGATCGACGACGAGATCGGCGCGATCCTCGATCCGCTCGGCAATGCCGTGCACACGGCGCTCGCCTTCGACCTCGTCGGCGAGGACGTCATCATCACCGGCGCCGGTCCGATCGGCATCATGGGGGCGGCCATCGCCCGTCATGTCGGCGCCCGCCACGTTGTCATCACCGACGTCAATCCGGAGCGCCTGGCGCTCGCGGCAGAGGTCGCCGACGTGCATCCGGTCAATGTCGCCAAGGAAGACCTGCGCGACGTGATGGCGAAGCTGAAGATGAAGGAAGGCTTCGATGTCGGGCTCGAAATGAGCGGCTCACCGGCCGCCCTCGACCAGATGATCGACCATCTCGTCATGGGCGGGCGCATCGCGCTTCTCGGCGTTCCCGCGCGACCTTTCCATTTCGATCTCTCCAAGGTCGTCTTCCGCATGGTGACGCTCAAGGGCATCTATGGCCGCGAGATGTTCGACACCTGGCACAAGATGCTCGCCATGCTGGAAAGCGGCCTCGACATCCGCAAGGTCATTACCCACCGGATGAAGGTGGACGACTATGCCGAAGCCTTCGAACTCGCGAGCGCTGGCAAGGCGAGCAAGATCGTGCTCGACTGGACCTGA